Proteins encoded within one genomic window of Timaviella obliquedivisa GSE-PSE-MK23-08B:
- a CDS encoding quaternary ammonium transporter codes for MKRLHRILLLPLLAFLTMGILIACANSENNPQAAIKVGSKDFTEQLIVGEMYALTLEQAGFTVERKLNLGGTPVAQAALESNEIDLYPEYTGTGLLTVLKLPALSDPREVLQAVSKGYQQKYNLTWLDPAPMNNTQALAMTEVGAKKFGIRTISQMAAKASELTLIGPPEFEVREDGLPGIKAKYGNFELKEYKSVDAGLRYKGLVDGEADVAVAFGTDGEIGAFNLIVLEDDKQLFPPYQIAPIVRQETLDANPNLAAALNALAPKLTTEVMQRLNYEVSGKQRESIEVAREFLLQEGVIKG; via the coding sequence ATGAAACGACTGCATCGCATTTTGCTTCTACCCTTGCTGGCTTTCCTCACCATGGGCATTTTGATTGCCTGTGCTAACAGCGAAAATAACCCTCAAGCTGCAATCAAAGTTGGCTCTAAAGACTTTACCGAGCAATTGATTGTGGGCGAAATGTATGCCTTAACTCTAGAGCAAGCAGGATTTACCGTAGAACGAAAGCTCAACCTCGGGGGCACCCCAGTTGCACAAGCTGCTCTAGAAAGCAATGAAATTGACCTTTACCCAGAGTACACAGGCACTGGATTGCTTACCGTTTTAAAGCTTCCAGCCCTCAGCGATCCACGAGAAGTCTTACAGGCTGTTTCAAAAGGCTACCAGCAAAAGTACAACCTGACGTGGCTCGATCCTGCGCCCATGAACAACACGCAGGCATTGGCAATGACTGAGGTAGGTGCAAAAAAGTTTGGGATCAGAACTATTTCCCAAATGGCAGCAAAAGCCAGTGAACTCACCCTGATCGGGCCTCCAGAGTTTGAAGTACGTGAAGATGGGTTGCCTGGCATCAAAGCTAAGTACGGCAATTTTGAGCTAAAAGAGTACAAGTCTGTTGATGCAGGCTTACGCTACAAAGGTTTAGTTGATGGCGAAGCAGATGTTGCGGTGGCGTTTGGCACCGATGGGGAAATTGGAGCCTTTAACCTCATTGTTTTAGAAGACGACAAACAATTGTTTCCCCCTTACCAAATTGCCCCGATCGTTCGTCAAGAAACTTTGGATGCCAATCCCAATCTAGCGGCAGCACTGAATGCCCTAGCCCCTAAGCTTACTACCGAAGTCATGCAGCGCCTCAACTATGAGGTCAGCGGCAAACAACGTGAATCGATCGAAGTTGCCCGAGAGTTTTTACTACAGGAAGGAGTGATCAAAGGGTAA
- the rimP gene encoding ribosome maturation factor RimP yields MPHPLIPHITELATPVAAALGLDVVGAVFHTNQSPPVLRIDVRNQEQDTSLRDCERMSQALEAVLDESEVIPDAYILEVSSPGISRTLTTDREFTSFKGFPVEVTTLEPYKGQNTWMGNLIRREDDNVHLSQKGRTIAIPRHLIERVQIVERLE; encoded by the coding sequence ATGCCCCATCCCCTCATCCCCCACATTACCGAATTGGCAACCCCTGTTGCTGCTGCCCTTGGGCTAGATGTTGTAGGAGCGGTCTTTCATACCAACCAAAGCCCCCCGGTTTTACGCATTGATGTTCGGAATCAAGAACAAGACACCAGTCTTCGGGATTGTGAACGGATGAGTCAGGCACTCGAAGCAGTGTTAGATGAATCGGAAGTGATTCCCGATGCTTATATCCTGGAAGTTTCTAGTCCTGGTATCTCTCGAACATTAACCACTGATCGAGAATTTACTTCTTTTAAGGGGTTCCCGGTAGAGGTGACGACCCTTGAACCTTACAAAGGACAAAATACCTGGATGGGAAATTTGATCCGACGAGAGGATGACAACGTTCACCTGAGCCAAAAAGGACGGACGATCGCCATTCCTCGGCATCTCATTGAGCGCGTTCAAATCGTAGAGCGCCTGGAATAG
- a CDS encoding DEAD/DEAH box helicase: MTLSFNSLGLSEERVQHLEKSGFETPTAIQAQAIPHLLAGRDMVGLAQTGTGKTAAFALPMLERIDLNSNVVQALVLTPTRELAVQVFQAIRSFSDDKRLQVLPIYGGQSIDIQMRRLHRGVQVVVGTPGRVLDLLKRGDLKLNNVSFLVLDEADEMLNMGFIQDVERILAQAPAERQTAFFSATMEPSIRELTAKFLRSPVIVNVEQAKTAPSRINQVAYIVPRGWTKARSLQPILEMEDPESALIFVRTRKAAADLTRQLQSAGHSVDEYHGDLSQSQRERLLLRFRQRQVRWVVATDIAARGLHVDDLTHVINYDLPDSVESYVHRIGRTGRAGKEGTAISIVHPLDKRKLRDIERHVRQSLTIGTIPTRAEIEARHLQKLKSQVGEALAGERMASFLPIVSQLSEEFDPHMIAAAALQMAYDYIRPSWMKSDQPTDDPVYEEERKPRRYGNSSSRSSGGSSVPKGKPVKRDKASGAVH, encoded by the coding sequence ATGACCCTTTCATTCAATAGCTTAGGTTTGTCCGAAGAGCGCGTGCAACACCTTGAGAAATCAGGTTTTGAAACGCCAACGGCAATCCAAGCCCAAGCCATTCCCCATTTACTAGCTGGACGCGACATGGTTGGTCTGGCACAAACGGGCACCGGTAAGACGGCTGCTTTTGCGCTGCCGATGCTGGAACGCATTGACCTTAATAGCAATGTGGTTCAAGCCTTAGTCTTGACTCCCACTCGCGAGTTAGCGGTTCAGGTTTTCCAAGCGATTCGCTCTTTTAGTGATGACAAGCGATTACAAGTTCTGCCGATCTATGGTGGACAGTCTATTGATATTCAAATGCGTCGCCTTCACCGAGGTGTCCAGGTTGTGGTTGGCACGCCTGGACGGGTTTTAGACTTGCTTAAGCGAGGCGACCTAAAGCTCAATAACGTGAGCTTTCTGGTACTTGATGAAGCAGACGAGATGCTGAATATGGGCTTTATTCAAGATGTTGAGCGCATCTTGGCACAGGCTCCCGCAGAGCGCCAAACGGCATTTTTCTCGGCAACGATGGAGCCCTCAATTCGAGAACTAACTGCTAAATTCCTACGATCGCCCGTCATTGTCAATGTTGAGCAAGCTAAGACTGCTCCCTCGCGCATTAACCAGGTAGCATACATTGTTCCTCGCGGCTGGACTAAAGCGCGATCGCTCCAGCCCATTTTAGAAATGGAGGATCCCGAATCGGCGCTGATCTTTGTGCGGACTCGGAAAGCAGCGGCTGATTTAACTCGCCAACTTCAGTCTGCTGGACACAGCGTAGACGAATACCACGGCGACCTGAGCCAGTCTCAGCGCGAACGTCTACTGCTTCGCTTCCGTCAGCGTCAGGTGCGGTGGGTTGTCGCAACAGACATTGCTGCCCGAGGTCTCCACGTCGATGATCTGACGCACGTGATTAACTATGACCTGCCTGATAGTGTAGAAAGTTACGTTCACCGGATTGGACGAACTGGACGGGCTGGTAAAGAAGGAACTGCAATTTCGATCGTTCATCCGCTCGACAAGCGTAAGCTGAGAGATATTGAACGCCATGTCCGTCAGAGCTTGACGATTGGCACTATTCCTACGCGCGCAGAAATTGAAGCACGTCATTTGCAAAAGCTTAAGAGCCAGGTTGGGGAAGCGCTTGCAGGTGAACGCATGGCTTCCTTCCTTCCGATCGTGTCTCAGCTTAGCGAGGAATTTGATCCCCATATGATCGCTGCTGCTGCGCTGCAAATGGCGTATGACTACATCCGCCCAAGCTGGATGAAGTCGGATCAGCCTACTGACGACCCTGTGTACGAAGAAGAACGTAAGCCTCGGCGTTATGGCAACAGTTCGTCTCGCTCGTCGGGCGGATCTTCTGTTCCTAAAGGTAAACCCGTCAAGCGTGATAAGGCATCCGGTGCTGTCCATTAA
- a CDS encoding Ig-like domain-containing protein codes for MENSTGNSRKWFYPIDRTAWILILVLSLAIGILVIKGDRTAPRIRDFTWENRQVGTEDTAFVLTFSRPMDQASVENNLQIEPALPGKTSWAGRRMAYTLNSPAPYGENFQMKLQGARDRFSRSNDLRAQMQLYTGQFKTRDRAFVYLGVEGEQAGRLVLQNLTQQKQQILTPENLVVIDFKPYPEGDRLLFSASDRTDTKALLNQQIYTVTTGISLQQSATDPGEKNSVLSVSPETQPGVVNLVLDNKNYQNLKFDLSPNGKIVIVQRINQKNPADFGLWMIKDGTPAQPLKTEPGGDFLIAPDSTSLAMSQGQGMAILPLEPDGQRLDFLPKFGAALSFASDGSAAAMLRFNRDPSNPTRSLFLVTNQGVEKELLKTDGSVVSAEFDPTRKNLYCLVTKRLSGKEYVEEPYLVAINLDTAKRVDLLRLPIQRDIQMTLAPDGLGILFDQVVEEQKGDQDKDKQAGLIRSSDGKAIASSRLWFFPILLDEANMTLPADPQPLELPGLRPKWLP; via the coding sequence ATGGAAAATTCCACTGGTAACTCCCGCAAATGGTTCTATCCCATTGACCGAACCGCATGGATTTTGATCCTGGTGCTGAGCTTGGCGATCGGAATTCTGGTCATTAAGGGCGATCGCACCGCTCCTCGCATTCGTGACTTCACTTGGGAAAATCGTCAGGTGGGAACTGAAGATACAGCATTTGTGCTGACGTTTAGCCGCCCAATGGATCAGGCTAGCGTCGAAAATAACCTGCAAATTGAGCCTGCTCTGCCTGGAAAAACGAGTTGGGCAGGGCGACGGATGGCTTATACCTTAAATTCTCCTGCACCCTATGGTGAAAACTTTCAGATGAAGCTACAAGGAGCAAGAGATCGGTTTAGCCGATCGAATGATCTGCGCGCTCAAATGCAGCTTTACACAGGACAGTTCAAAACCCGCGATCGCGCCTTTGTTTACTTGGGTGTAGAAGGGGAGCAGGCAGGACGGCTGGTGCTGCAAAATTTGACGCAACAGAAACAGCAAATCCTGACTCCTGAAAATTTAGTGGTCATAGACTTTAAGCCCTATCCAGAAGGCGATCGTCTCCTCTTTTCAGCCAGCGATCGGACGGATACTAAAGCTCTCCTCAACCAGCAAATTTACACGGTCACCACTGGCATTTCCCTCCAGCAGTCTGCGACTGACCCAGGTGAAAAAAATTCAGTTTTATCGGTTAGCCCCGAAACCCAGCCTGGGGTCGTTAACTTAGTTCTCGACAACAAAAACTACCAAAACCTTAAGTTTGATCTTTCTCCTAATGGCAAGATCGTTATTGTCCAGCGGATTAATCAAAAAAATCCTGCCGATTTTGGTCTCTGGATGATTAAAGATGGTACGCCTGCCCAACCTCTTAAAACTGAACCGGGCGGTGATTTCTTGATTGCTCCAGACAGCACTTCTCTAGCAATGTCTCAAGGGCAAGGGATGGCGATTTTGCCACTCGAACCTGATGGTCAACGGCTGGATTTTTTACCTAAATTTGGTGCAGCACTGAGCTTTGCTAGTGATGGCTCTGCTGCCGCCATGCTGAGATTTAACCGTGATCCTAGTAATCCAACGCGATCGCTGTTCCTGGTGACTAACCAAGGTGTAGAAAAAGAACTTCTTAAAACCGACGGCTCTGTTGTAAGCGCCGAGTTTGACCCGACCCGAAAAAATCTTTACTGCCTTGTGACCAAACGTCTCTCTGGCAAAGAATATGTTGAAGAACCTTACCTTGTTGCCATTAACCTCGACACCGCCAAACGAGTTGACCTGCTGCGTCTGCCCATTCAACGAGATATTCAAATGACCCTCGCCCCTGACGGCTTAGGGATTTTGTTTGATCAAGTAGTAGAAGAGCAGAAAGGTGATCAAGATAAAGACAAGCAAGCAGGGCTGATTCGGAGTAGCGATGGTAAAGCGATCGCCTCTAGCCGCCTCTGGTTTTTTCCCATTTTGCTTGATGAAGCCAACATGACTCTCCCCGCCGATCCACAGCCATTAGAGCTACCCGGGTTGCGCCCTAAATGGCTACCGTAA
- a CDS encoding alpha/beta fold hydrolase, producing MQTVVAAASGAYWQWRDYSIYYVKAGVRRPNRPPLLLVHGFGASTDHWRKNVAELSQDFEVWAIDLLGFGRSTKAVVPYGGDLWRDQLHDFITEVIGQPVVLAGNSIGGYATLCVAAQRPESVVGLVLLNPAGPFTSTQPLPEPNPLQKALGDTVKAFLLSPVPSFFIFQYVRQRSLIRKTLLKVYLDPSAVTDQLVEDLYRPACDTGAAQAFAAMFKTPAGEKNDVLLAQMSCPLLMLWGEGDPWANARERGVQYRQHYPSLTEFYLQAGHCPHDEVPGQVDGLLKDWLFREGLAAE from the coding sequence ATGCAGACAGTAGTTGCAGCAGCGAGCGGAGCTTACTGGCAGTGGCGAGACTATTCAATTTATTACGTTAAAGCAGGTGTGCGCCGCCCTAATCGTCCGCCCCTGCTACTAGTTCATGGGTTTGGCGCTTCAACCGACCACTGGCGCAAAAATGTAGCTGAGCTTAGTCAAGATTTTGAAGTTTGGGCGATCGATCTTTTAGGGTTTGGGCGATCGACCAAAGCCGTTGTGCCTTACGGGGGTGATCTGTGGCGCGATCAACTCCACGACTTTATTACCGAGGTGATTGGTCAGCCTGTGGTCTTAGCTGGGAACTCCATTGGCGGCTATGCAACTTTGTGTGTAGCGGCTCAACGTCCAGAATCGGTGGTGGGGTTAGTTCTGCTTAATCCGGCGGGTCCTTTTACCTCTACTCAGCCACTTCCAGAGCCAAATCCGTTGCAAAAGGCGCTAGGAGATACGGTTAAGGCTTTCCTGCTGTCGCCTGTGCCTAGCTTTTTTATTTTTCAGTATGTGAGGCAGCGATCGCTGATTCGTAAAACCCTGCTCAAGGTCTACCTCGATCCTAGCGCTGTCACTGACCAGCTTGTCGAAGACCTCTACCGTCCGGCTTGTGATACAGGTGCGGCTCAAGCATTTGCAGCCATGTTCAAAACGCCTGCGGGTGAGAAAAACGATGTGCTGCTGGCGCAAATGTCCTGCCCATTACTAATGCTGTGGGGTGAAGGCGACCCTTGGGCAAACGCGCGGGAGCGAGGCGTACAATATCGGCAGCACTATCCCAGCTTGACGGAGTTTTACCTACAGGCAGGGCATTGCCCTCATGATGAGGTGCCAGGGCAGGTTGATGGCTTACTCAAAGACTGGCTGTTTCGTGAAGGATTGGCTGCTGAGTAA
- a CDS encoding 3'-5' exonuclease, whose translation MATVRLARRADLLFLKVNPSSVIRHPVLSINLLDYYRQISQQLLTVVDLETTGLYPSNSRVIEVSVLQATLEGGIRLHETSLINPQTCVPSKITHITGISQEMVERDGAIAPEVFPYYLPLLNSGILTAHNIEFDYPFLQAEYQRLGIVFERPTEQHLCTVQLSRLMLPDLSSRSLPNLVRHFGFQVGKSHRAKADTLACWLLAKQLLTEMLNEPDKDLLDRFARQWLPLKEAARLLNCSQPKAKVLLAVIPSRQAGRSGTLMYQRGDVERMLDEEQGNSQLSLL comes from the coding sequence ATGGCAACAGTTCGTCTCGCTCGTCGGGCGGATCTTCTGTTCCTAAAGGTAAACCCGTCAAGCGTGATAAGGCATCCGGTGCTGTCCATTAATCTCTTGGATTACTACCGTCAGATTAGTCAACAGCTTCTGACGGTAGTAGATTTGGAGACAACGGGCTTATATCCGTCTAATAGTCGCGTCATTGAAGTTTCCGTTCTCCAAGCTACTTTGGAGGGCGGTATTCGTTTGCATGAAACAAGTTTGATTAATCCTCAGACTTGCGTTCCTAGTAAGATTACTCACATTACAGGCATTTCTCAGGAGATGGTGGAAAGAGATGGGGCGATCGCCCCTGAGGTTTTCCCCTATTATCTTCCTCTTCTCAATTCTGGTATCCTTACAGCCCACAATATAGAGTTCGACTATCCCTTTTTGCAGGCAGAGTACCAGCGATTAGGGATAGTTTTTGAGCGTCCTACAGAACAACATCTCTGCACTGTTCAACTCTCTCGCTTGATGCTGCCTGATTTATCTTCCCGCAGTCTGCCAAATCTTGTTCGACACTTCGGTTTCCAAGTCGGCAAATCCCATAGAGCTAAGGCAGATACCTTAGCTTGTTGGCTTTTGGCAAAACAGCTATTAACTGAAATGCTTAATGAACCTGACAAAGATTTGCTCGATCGCTTTGCTCGTCAGTGGTTGCCGCTAAAGGAGGCTGCCAGGTTACTAAACTGTTCGCAGCCTAAAGCAAAAGTATTGCTAGCTGTGATTCCTTCTCGGCAAGCCGGTCGTAGTGGCACACTCATGTATCAGCGAGGAGATGTAGAGCGAATGTTGGACGAAGAGCAAGGAAACTCCCAGCTATCTTTGCTTTGA
- the infB gene encoding translation initiation factor IF-2, giving the protein MNNGKVRIYELSKELNLDNRDILTVCDKLSISVKSHSSTITEEEAAQIRTAAEKYTPTLSQKPTSAPSATSTAKQSLKPPVKKQQILEIRRNRPLTEPPKRPEVEAVAPVTTNVAPPAQPLAKLSAPARPPARPGEIANADEDRVVNDTIVNEALADNSAVDAVSDTEMNGSTVEPEAPEGEVNVTELEQPSVAAETVPLKNPMTAAPRELVVPPSRPVAKSPHAVTTSSANRPTLRKAKVDTSEQTAPENGRATEIILTTKDAPRRHESPAIADAPQLRPKPIIELRHKPSRPAADTGEVKVGVDGTAAPPALGDDLRRPTPPRPPKKNKGWEEEEDDEQETAAKAAKAAATKTKRRVQPVIEDEDELAAGALLDDDDENDNGEPSPIQISLSLARPAKQKAKPGSKPAVATFSPPKSKRSSSDSGNSRGFKRDRRQEEVRQRPEQITLTGSLSVHDLAELLGVPETELIKVLFIKGIAANINQILDIPTAAMVAQEFEIEVETGLVEAEAKKVTEMIEASDLDHLIRRPPVVTIMGHVDHGKTTLLDSIRKTKVAQGEAGGITQHIGAYHVDVEHGDQVQQVVFLDTPGHEAFTAMRARGARVTDVAILVVAADDGVRPQTVEAISHAKAAGVPIIVAINKIDKEGAQPDRVKQELTEYGLVAEEWGGDTVMVPVSAIKGENLETLLEMILLVSEVEDLYANPDRPAKGTVIEANLDKARGPVASLIIQNGTLKVGDILVAGSVFGKVRAMIDDRGKRVTVAGPSYAVEVLGLSDVPAAGDEFEVYRDEREARSLASDRTDQQRLSRLQQAMASRRVSLTTISAQAQEGELKELNLILKADVQGSVEAILGALQQLPQKEVQVRVLLAAPGEITETDVDLAAASSAVIVGFNTTLASGARQAADKAGIDVRDYNIIYKLLEDIQGAMEGLLDPEMVEEPLGQVEVRAVFPVGRGAVAGCYVLSGKIVRNTRVRVRRGNEIVHEGNLDSLKRMKEDTKEVNAGYECGIGLDNFKDWAEKDIIEVFRLVSKRRTLSAA; this is encoded by the coding sequence ATGAACAACGGCAAAGTCAGAATATACGAGTTATCGAAGGAATTGAATTTGGACAATCGAGACATCTTGACGGTTTGCGATAAGCTCAGCATCTCAGTTAAAAGCCATAGCAGCACCATTACTGAAGAAGAGGCTGCTCAAATTCGCACTGCGGCTGAGAAATATACTCCCACCCTCTCCCAAAAGCCCACTTCGGCTCCTTCTGCTACTTCTACAGCCAAGCAGTCGCTCAAGCCCCCTGTAAAGAAACAGCAGATTTTAGAAATCCGTCGAAATCGTCCTCTAACCGAGCCGCCCAAGCGCCCAGAAGTCGAGGCCGTAGCTCCAGTTACAACCAATGTAGCCCCCCCCGCTCAGCCTCTGGCAAAACTGAGTGCGCCTGCTCGTCCTCCGGCGCGTCCTGGTGAAATAGCCAATGCTGATGAGGATAGGGTGGTCAATGACACTATCGTCAACGAAGCTTTGGCAGACAATAGTGCAGTTGATGCTGTATCCGACACTGAGATGAACGGATCGACAGTTGAGCCAGAAGCGCCTGAAGGAGAAGTGAATGTTACTGAGCTAGAACAACCCTCTGTGGCAGCAGAGACTGTTCCTCTAAAAAATCCGATGACGGCAGCACCTAGAGAGTTAGTTGTGCCGCCTAGTCGCCCTGTCGCAAAGTCTCCTCATGCAGTGACCACCAGTTCGGCAAACCGTCCGACTCTAAGAAAAGCGAAAGTTGATACATCTGAGCAGACAGCTCCAGAAAATGGTAGAGCTACCGAGATTATTCTCACAACCAAAGATGCACCTCGTCGCCATGAAAGTCCGGCGATCGCTGATGCACCTCAGCTTCGCCCTAAGCCCATTATTGAGCTACGACATAAGCCCTCTCGCCCAGCCGCAGACACAGGCGAAGTAAAAGTAGGTGTCGATGGAACAGCGGCACCCCCTGCACTAGGTGACGATCTTCGCCGTCCTACGCCTCCTCGGCCTCCTAAGAAAAACAAAGGCTGGGAGGAAGAGGAAGACGATGAACAAGAAACGGCGGCTAAGGCAGCTAAGGCAGCTGCAACCAAGACAAAGCGCCGTGTACAGCCTGTTATTGAAGATGAAGATGAATTAGCGGCAGGAGCTTTACTTGATGATGACGATGAGAATGACAATGGTGAGCCCAGTCCCATTCAAATTAGTTTGTCTCTAGCACGCCCAGCCAAGCAAAAAGCGAAACCTGGTTCTAAGCCTGCTGTAGCGACTTTTAGCCCACCTAAGAGTAAGAGGTCTTCTTCTGATAGTGGTAACTCTCGTGGCTTTAAGCGCGATCGCCGTCAAGAAGAAGTTCGTCAGCGTCCTGAGCAAATTACCCTCACAGGAAGTCTCTCAGTGCATGACCTGGCAGAGTTGCTAGGCGTTCCTGAGACTGAACTGATTAAGGTTCTCTTCATCAAAGGCATTGCTGCTAACATCAATCAAATTCTTGACATTCCTACTGCCGCCATGGTGGCTCAAGAGTTTGAGATTGAAGTTGAGACAGGTCTAGTCGAGGCTGAAGCGAAGAAAGTTACCGAGATGATTGAGGCATCTGACCTGGATCACCTCATCCGTCGTCCGCCTGTGGTCACCATCATGGGACACGTTGACCATGGTAAGACGACCTTGCTTGACTCTATTCGTAAAACCAAGGTGGCACAAGGTGAAGCAGGCGGTATTACCCAGCATATTGGGGCGTATCACGTTGACGTAGAGCATGGTGATCAAGTTCAGCAAGTTGTGTTCTTAGATACTCCTGGACACGAAGCGTTTACAGCAATGCGGGCAAGAGGAGCCAGGGTTACTGATGTCGCGATCTTGGTGGTTGCGGCTGACGATGGAGTGCGTCCCCAAACCGTTGAGGCGATTAGTCATGCTAAAGCGGCAGGTGTGCCTATCATTGTTGCTATCAACAAGATTGATAAAGAAGGGGCACAGCCCGATCGCGTTAAGCAAGAGTTAACCGAGTACGGACTAGTGGCTGAAGAATGGGGGGGTGACACTGTTATGGTGCCCGTTAGCGCCATTAAGGGCGAAAATCTAGAAACCCTCTTAGAAATGATTCTGCTGGTATCGGAAGTAGAAGACCTCTACGCTAACCCCGATCGCCCTGCTAAAGGAACAGTCATTGAGGCCAACCTTGATAAAGCGAGAGGTCCTGTTGCTAGTCTGATTATCCAAAACGGAACGCTTAAGGTAGGCGACATCCTAGTAGCGGGTTCGGTGTTTGGTAAGGTACGGGCGATGATTGACGATCGCGGCAAGCGTGTTACCGTTGCTGGTCCATCTTATGCAGTTGAAGTTCTAGGTCTGAGTGATGTACCTGCTGCTGGAGATGAGTTTGAAGTCTATCGAGACGAGAGAGAGGCTCGCTCTTTGGCTTCCGATCGCACTGATCAGCAAAGACTGTCCCGCCTCCAGCAGGCAATGGCATCGCGTCGTGTCAGTCTAACTACTATCTCGGCTCAAGCTCAAGAGGGTGAGTTAAAAGAACTTAACTTGATCTTGAAGGCAGATGTCCAAGGTTCTGTAGAAGCAATTCTAGGAGCGCTGCAACAGTTACCTCAGAAGGAAGTTCAGGTTCGAGTGCTATTAGCAGCACCCGGCGAAATAACTGAGACAGATGTAGACTTGGCGGCAGCTAGTTCTGCGGTGATTGTGGGCTTCAACACCACTTTGGCAAGTGGGGCGCGCCAAGCAGCCGATAAAGCTGGTATTGATGTCCGCGACTACAACATCATCTATAAGCTCTTGGAAGATATCCAGGGTGCAATGGAAGGTCTGCTTGATCCTGAGATGGTGGAAGAGCCGTTGGGTCAGGTGGAAGTTCGGGCTGTCTTCCCAGTAGGACGAGGTGCAGTTGCTGGATGTTATGTCTTGTCTGGCAAAATAGTTCGGAACACTCGTGTTCGGGTTCGTCGAGGTAACGAGATTGTGCATGAAGGCAATCTTGATTCACTCAAGCGGATGAAGGAAGATACGAAGGAAGTCAACGCTGGCTATGAGTGTGGTATTGGCTTAGATAACTTCAAGGACTGGGCGGAGAAAGACATTATTGAAGTCTTCCGCTTGGTTAGCAAGCGCCGAACCTTGTCTGCAGCATAG
- a CDS encoding YlxR family protein: MLPNYRRCISCRKISPKEGFWRIVRVFPSHIVQLEEGIGRSAYLCPQESCLQVAQKKNRLGRSLKAAVPEELYQSLWQRLSAPPTQCHLEKAKLE; this comes from the coding sequence ATGCTTCCTAACTACCGCCGCTGTATTAGTTGCAGAAAAATCTCTCCTAAGGAAGGCTTTTGGCGAATTGTACGGGTGTTTCCATCTCACATCGTACAATTGGAGGAAGGCATAGGAAGATCTGCGTATCTCTGTCCCCAGGAAAGTTGCCTACAAGTGGCACAGAAAAAGAACCGACTTGGGCGATCGCTTAAAGCAGCTGTTCCAGAGGAACTTTATCAGAGTCTTTGGCAGCGCTTATCAGCTCCCCCAACCCAATGTCATTTAGAAAAAGCCAAGCTAGAGTGA
- the nusA gene encoding transcription termination factor NusA, which translates to MSMVELPKLQEMIDEISRERNLPKHAVQAALREALLKGYERYRRTHRADAPNFDEEYFNNFEVELDVEDEGFRVLATKTIVETVDNSDHNISLQEVQEVAAEAQLGDTVVLDVTPDQGDFGRMAAIQTKQVLAQKLRDQQRKLVQEEFQELEGTVLQARVLRFERQSVILAVTSGFGQSEVEAELLKRDQLPNDNYRANATFKVFLKKVLEGSHRGPQLLASRTDAGLVVDLFATEVPEIEEEIVRIVAVAREANPPSRSVGPRTKIAVDTVERDVDPVGACIGARGSRIQVVVNELRGEKIDVIRWSPDPATYIANALSPARVDEVRLVNSEERQAHVLVPEDQLSLAIGKEGQNVRLAARLTGWKIDIKDTAKYDYEAENRKIEAFAEERYPTQSSTWAEETEERFEDSETQAKLDASGADGFGIEVNEALQRPQD; encoded by the coding sequence ATGTCAATGGTCGAGCTACCCAAACTCCAAGAAATGATCGACGAAATTAGCCGCGAGCGCAACCTGCCCAAGCACGCGGTTCAAGCAGCCCTGCGCGAGGCGCTGCTGAAAGGCTACGAACGCTATCGTCGCACCCATCGTGCTGACGCACCCAACTTTGATGAAGAGTATTTTAATAACTTTGAAGTTGAGCTAGACGTCGAAGACGAAGGCTTTCGAGTGTTAGCAACCAAAACTATCGTAGAAACCGTCGATAACTCCGATCACAATATTTCGCTACAAGAAGTGCAAGAAGTCGCTGCCGAAGCCCAACTGGGTGACACTGTTGTTCTTGATGTCACCCCCGATCAGGGAGACTTTGGGCGCATGGCAGCCATTCAAACCAAGCAAGTTCTTGCCCAGAAGCTTCGAGATCAACAGCGCAAACTGGTTCAAGAAGAATTTCAAGAGCTAGAGGGAACTGTCCTCCAAGCTAGAGTTCTACGGTTCGAGCGCCAATCTGTGATCTTGGCAGTGACTAGTGGTTTTGGTCAATCTGAAGTGGAAGCAGAACTGCTCAAGCGCGATCAGCTGCCCAACGACAATTACCGCGCCAATGCTACTTTTAAGGTCTTCCTTAAAAAAGTCCTGGAGGGTTCTCATCGAGGACCTCAGCTTCTTGCCTCTAGAACAGATGCTGGATTAGTCGTGGATCTCTTTGCTACTGAAGTCCCTGAAATTGAGGAAGAAATTGTTCGGATTGTGGCAGTTGCTCGTGAAGCCAATCCTCCCTCCCGCTCAGTAGGGCCTCGCACCAAAATTGCGGTCGATACCGTTGAGCGCGATGTTGACCCGGTAGGAGCCTGCATCGGAGCCAGAGGATCACGGATTCAAGTGGTCGTCAATGAGCTACGGGGCGAAAAAATCGATGTCATTCGCTGGTCACCTGACCCAGCCACCTACATTGCTAATGCCCTGAGTCCTGCCAGGGTAGATGAGGTGCGTTTGGTTAACTCAGAAGAACGTCAAGCCCATGTCCTAGTTCCAGAAGACCAACTGAGTTTGGCGATCGGGAAGGAAGGACAAAACGTTCGTTTAGCAGCTCGGTTAACAGGTTGGAAAATCGATATTAAAGATACTGCTAAGTACGACTATGAAGCCGAGAACCGCAAAATAGAGGCATTTGCCGAAGAACGCTATCCTACACAGTCATCAACTTGGGCAGAAGAAACCGAAGAGAGGTTTGAAGACAGCGAAACCCAAGCGAAACTGGACGCTAGTGGAGCAGATGGGTTTGGAATTGAAGTTAATGAAGCCTTGCAGCGTCCTCAAGATTAG